From Candidatus Neomarinimicrobiota bacterium, the proteins below share one genomic window:
- the metA gene encoding homoserine O-succinyltransferase — translation MPVNVPDKLPAIHTLRKENIFVMTESRATHQDIRPLRLLVLNLMPLKIVTETDLIRMLSNTPLQVELELLHMSTHISKNTPREHLEQFYHTFGDIREHRYDGMIITGAPVETLPFEEVTYWRELQSIMDWTTDHVTSTLYLCWAAQAGLHHFYGIPKYPLEKKCFGIFPHTVLPKTTPLFHGFDDCFMMPHSRHTEIRKEDILSVPNLKILAISPEAGLGIIATKNGKQIFITGHPEYSANTLKKEYERDKAAGLPIEIPKNYFPEDNPSNHPRISWRAHASLLFSNWLNYYVYQETPYVWK, via the coding sequence ATGCCTGTGAATGTCCCCGATAAACTCCCAGCTATTCACACACTCCGGAAAGAGAATATATTTGTCATGACGGAAAGCCGGGCAACTCACCAGGATATCCGGCCATTACGACTTTTGGTTTTAAATCTAATGCCTTTAAAAATTGTGACGGAAACCGATCTCATCCGAATGCTTTCCAATACTCCCCTTCAAGTAGAGCTGGAACTCCTCCACATGTCCACCCATATATCTAAAAATACTCCCCGTGAACATCTGGAACAATTTTACCACACCTTTGGGGATATCCGGGAGCACCGCTATGACGGTATGATCATTACAGGAGCCCCTGTCGAAACCCTTCCCTTTGAAGAAGTCACATACTGGCGGGAGCTTCAATCTATTATGGACTGGACAACTGATCATGTGACCTCCACACTCTATCTTTGCTGGGCAGCTCAGGCCGGTCTCCATCATTTTTATGGGATTCCCAAATATCCCCTGGAAAAAAAGTGTTTCGGAATATTTCCTCATACCGTCCTCCCAAAAACCACACCCCTTTTTCATGGATTCGATGATTGTTTCATGATGCCCCATAGTCGCCATACTGAAATCCGGAAAGAGGACATTTTATCTGTCCCAAACCTTAAAATCCTCGCCATTTCTCCTGAAGCCGGTCTCGGTATTATTGCCACAAAAAACGGCAAACAGATTTTTATTACAGGACATCCTGAATACAGTGCAAATACTTTAAAAAAGGAGTATGAGCGGGACAAAGCCGCCGGGCTTCCCATCGAAATCCCAAAAAACTATTTCCCGGAGGACAATCCATCCAACCACCCCCGGATCTCCTGGCGGGCACATGCCAGCCTGCTTTTTTCAAACTGGCTGAACTATTATGTGTACCAGGAAACGCCTTATGTGTGGAAATAA
- a CDS encoding O-acetylhomoserine aminocarboxypropyltransferase/cysteine synthase, which translates to MKNKPYRFETLQLHAGHTPDSVTHSRAVPIYQTSSYTFKDTQHGADLFELKEFGNIYTRIMNPTTDVFEKRMAALEGGTASVATASGMSAQFLALITLLEAGDSIVSSPYLYGGTYIQFKIALKRLGIRVHFAENDSPEAMSHLIDKTTKALYTETIGNPEFSIPDFEGLSALAQAHQIPLIVDNTFGAGGYYCRPLVHGANIVTASATKWIGGHGTSIGGILIDGGNFNWDNGRYPLFSEPSEGYHGLNFWDTFGEKSPHGNIAFAIRARVEGLRDMGPALSPFNAFLLLQGLETLSLRAQRHADNALTVAKWLLKHRKIESVNYPGLPDNPYHSLAKKYLEHGYGGVLTFRIKGGKNKASELIHHLDLISHLANVGDAKTLIIHPASTTHQQMTESEQRAGGIYPNMLRLSVGIEHIDDILEDLDQALTKI; encoded by the coding sequence ATGAAAAATAAACCCTACCGATTTGAAACATTACAGCTTCATGCGGGGCATACACCTGATTCGGTAACTCATTCCCGGGCTGTCCCCATCTATCAGACTTCCTCCTATACTTTTAAAGATACACAGCATGGAGCAGATCTTTTCGAGCTGAAAGAATTTGGCAATATCTACACACGTATCATGAACCCTACGACCGATGTTTTTGAAAAGCGCATGGCAGCCCTTGAAGGGGGAACTGCTTCAGTCGCTACGGCCTCTGGAATGTCCGCCCAATTCCTGGCTCTCATCACCCTTCTGGAGGCAGGAGATTCCATAGTTTCCTCACCTTATTTATACGGTGGAACCTATATCCAGTTTAAAATTGCCTTGAAACGATTAGGCATAAGGGTTCACTTTGCTGAAAATGATTCACCGGAAGCTATGTCCCATTTGATAGACAAGACAACAAAAGCCCTTTACACGGAAACCATCGGAAATCCTGAATTCAGTATTCCCGACTTTGAAGGACTCTCTGCCCTTGCCCAGGCACACCAAATCCCCCTGATTGTTGATAATACTTTTGGAGCCGGTGGGTATTACTGCCGACCCCTGGTACACGGTGCAAATATTGTTACAGCATCAGCTACCAAATGGATCGGAGGTCATGGGACATCCATCGGAGGAATATTGATTGATGGAGGAAATTTTAACTGGGATAACGGACGTTATCCCCTCTTTTCAGAACCTTCCGAAGGATATCACGGACTGAATTTTTGGGATACATTCGGTGAAAAAAGTCCACATGGCAATATTGCGTTTGCCATCCGTGCACGGGTAGAAGGACTCAGGGATATGGGCCCTGCCCTCTCTCCTTTCAATGCCTTTCTTCTGCTGCAGGGTTTGGAAACGTTAAGTTTGCGGGCACAACGACATGCCGATAATGCCCTGACAGTGGCAAAATGGTTATTAAAGCACCGGAAAATTGAATCTGTCAATTATCCCGGACTGCCGGATAATCCTTACCATTCACTGGCGAAAAAGTATCTGGAACACGGATATGGGGGTGTGTTGACATTCCGTATCAAAGGGGGTAAGAATAAGGCGTCTGAGTTGATCCATCATTTGGATCTGATCAGTCACCTGGCAAACGTGGGTGATGCCAAAACCCTTATCATTCACCCGGCCAGTACAACCCATCAGCAAATGACAGAATCAGAACAGCGGGCCGGTGGAATTTATCCCAATATGCTCCGACTTTCGGTGGGTATTGAACATATTGATGACATCCTGGAGGATTTGGACCAGGCCCTGACAAAAATTTAA